The following are from one region of the Escherichia sp. E4742 genome:
- a CDS encoding TIGR03752 family integrating conjugative element protein, which yields MQIKSNTLVKFVVPAVVVGGVFIGLKSCGDSAPSSDPSAQQTQVLGTLSQEELKALGVEGDTPEDTLRTLIGRLNQVRERQQTLDEQNSRLLKENEQLRKRGTDVSGQLNDAVAGLQKSYEEKQRQLQNEQNTLMAKVQSLTEQLSQQGHSGKADANNSTDSDIPLGLGLDGLSGSPGSAVSQGADGLMWVTPADQSQPDPRDVAGGKSGPRFPTSFLDDNPLTRQKAAYEQQVKGYSNEKQQATTQAVYTLPENATLVGSRAMTALLGRVPVNGTVTDPYPFKVLIGKDNLTANGIELPDVEGAVVSGTASGDWTLSCVRGQVNSITFVFADGRVRTLPAPDVNGTTNSNQQTKNGNNTGGIGWISDEDGIPCISGTRKSNAATYLPTIFGLSAAGAAGEALSQGQYTTQNNVNGLSSALTGSAGEAALGKAISGGMNETAEWVKQRYGQTFDAIYVPPGKRLAVHITRQLAIDYEDQGRKVRYDFTLPGEADAQGGLD from the coding sequence GTGCAGATTAAATCCAACACGCTGGTCAAATTTGTGGTGCCCGCTGTGGTTGTGGGTGGGGTATTCATCGGGCTTAAAAGCTGTGGTGATTCAGCGCCGTCATCAGACCCGTCAGCACAGCAGACACAGGTCCTGGGGACTCTGTCTCAGGAGGAACTGAAGGCGCTGGGTGTTGAGGGTGACACGCCGGAAGATACCCTGCGCACGCTTATCGGGCGTCTCAATCAGGTACGTGAACGTCAGCAGACGCTGGACGAACAGAACAGCAGACTGCTGAAGGAGAATGAACAACTGCGCAAACGCGGAACGGATGTGTCCGGTCAGCTGAACGATGCCGTGGCAGGACTGCAGAAAAGTTATGAGGAGAAGCAGCGCCAGCTGCAGAACGAGCAGAACACCCTGATGGCAAAGGTGCAGTCCCTGACGGAACAACTGTCACAACAGGGGCACTCCGGTAAGGCGGATGCGAACAACAGTACCGACAGCGATATTCCCCTCGGGCTGGGGCTTGACGGGCTGAGCGGTTCCCCGGGCAGCGCGGTGTCACAGGGGGCCGATGGCCTGATGTGGGTGACGCCGGCTGACCAGTCACAGCCTGACCCACGGGATGTGGCAGGGGGCAAAAGTGGTCCCCGTTTCCCCACCTCCTTTCTGGATGATAATCCGCTGACCCGTCAGAAGGCGGCGTATGAACAGCAGGTGAAGGGATACAGTAACGAGAAACAACAGGCCACCACACAGGCCGTCTACACCCTGCCGGAGAATGCCACCCTGGTCGGGAGCCGGGCAATGACGGCCCTGCTGGGGCGTGTGCCGGTCAACGGCACGGTGACAGACCCTTATCCGTTCAAGGTGCTTATCGGTAAGGACAACCTGACCGCCAACGGCATTGAACTGCCGGATGTGGAAGGGGCCGTGGTGTCCGGTACCGCCAGTGGTGACTGGACGCTCTCCTGTGTGCGGGGCCAGGTGAACAGTATCACCTTTGTGTTTGCTGACGGGCGGGTTCGCACGCTGCCGGCACCGGATGTGAATGGCACCACCAACAGCAATCAGCAGACGAAGAACGGGAATAACACCGGCGGCATTGGCTGGATTTCGGATGAGGACGGCATTCCGTGTATCAGTGGCACCCGTAAGTCCAATGCTGCTACATACCTGCCCACCATTTTCGGTCTGTCTGCCGCGGGGGCGGCCGGTGAGGCCCTGAGCCAGGGGCAGTACACCACGCAGAATAACGTCAACGGCCTTTCTTCTGCGCTGACCGGCAGTGCCGGGGAGGCGGCACTGGGTAAGGCGATTTCCGGCGGAATGAATGAGACAGCAGAGTGGGTGAAGCAGCGTTACGGGCAGACGTTTGATGCCATTTATGTGCCACCGGGAAAAAGGCTGGCCGTTCACATCACCCGCCAGCTGGCGATTGATTACGAAGACCAGGGCCGTAAGGTGCGTTATGACTTCACCCTGCCGGGAGAGGCGGACGCACAGGGTGGTCTGGACTGA
- a CDS encoding TIGR03749 family integrating conjugative element protein, with product MVATVRHFLRNSLTALPLLISPFVLHADELMKWERIPLSVPLKVGQERVIFADKNVRVGFPPALNGKLRVQSTGGAVYLKADSAFPQTRLQLQDVETGEMILLDVTAGEQGPSEPVRIVYDGEVSMVSQATDLMKPAPSSGKTSAGQSRAPGQDDGTQARRQPVRYSAPLPVLLTRYAAQSLYAPLRTLEAVPGVHPVSHHLPGRITTLYPSEPLTVTPLAAWGAGGRSVVALKLTSTVSRKVVLDPRALQGNFVTATFQHRWLGPAGSPEDTTTLYLVTEGRPDRAFIAEPVRRKVTTARKTGGSARGEVNRAD from the coding sequence ATGGTAGCTACCGTTCGTCATTTCCTCCGGAATAGCCTGACGGCGCTTCCGTTACTGATATCTCCGTTTGTGCTGCATGCTGACGAACTGATGAAGTGGGAGCGTATTCCGTTATCCGTACCCCTGAAGGTGGGGCAGGAGCGGGTGATTTTTGCGGACAAAAATGTGCGGGTGGGATTCCCGCCGGCACTGAACGGTAAGCTGCGGGTACAGAGTACCGGTGGTGCCGTGTACCTGAAGGCGGACAGTGCCTTTCCGCAGACACGACTGCAGTTGCAGGATGTGGAGACCGGGGAAATGATTCTGCTCGATGTCACCGCCGGTGAACAGGGACCTTCTGAGCCGGTACGTATTGTGTATGACGGTGAGGTCAGCATGGTCAGTCAGGCGACTGACCTGATGAAACCGGCGCCCTCATCCGGCAAAACCTCCGCCGGTCAGTCGCGGGCACCGGGACAGGATGATGGTACGCAGGCCCGTCGTCAGCCGGTTCGTTACAGCGCGCCCCTGCCAGTGCTGCTGACCCGTTACGCCGCCCAGTCCCTGTATGCCCCGCTCAGGACTCTGGAGGCGGTGCCGGGTGTTCACCCGGTCAGTCATCACCTGCCAGGGCGCATCACCACCCTGTATCCGTCAGAGCCCCTGACCGTCACGCCACTGGCAGCATGGGGCGCCGGCGGGCGTTCGGTGGTGGCGCTGAAGCTCACCAGTACGGTCAGCCGTAAGGTGGTGCTGGACCCCAGGGCTCTGCAGGGAAACTTTGTGACCGCCACCTTCCAGCATCGCTGGCTGGGACCTGCAGGCTCACCGGAGGACACCACAACACTGTATCTGGTGACAGAGGGCAGACCGGACAGGGCGTTTATCGCAGAGCCAGTCCGCCGTAAAGTCACCACAGCCCGTAAGACAGGGGGCAGCGCCCGTGGGGAGGTGAATCGTGCAGATTAA
- a CDS encoding PFL_4703 family integrating conjugative element protein → MSRFRHALQDRDQHIRSLRIISAVLAGFLLLACIGWMTAPSRLTIHNPPDLRSGSTRPWWEVPPSTVYSFAFYIFQQLNAWPKNGEVDYPAKIHALSAYLTPSCRELMEGDARRRKDAGELLDRVRVVYEIPEHGYGGRYNKNPVTVQGRDNWLVRLDLVADEYFHAEPVKRALVRYPLKVVRWEGDPEHNPFGLALDCYSGTPQRLEAAPVASGPGGAQ, encoded by the coding sequence ATGAGTCGTTTTCGTCACGCCCTTCAGGACAGGGACCAGCATATCCGCAGCCTGCGCATTATCAGTGCCGTGCTGGCAGGATTTCTGTTACTGGCCTGTATTGGCTGGATGACTGCCCCCAGTCGCCTGACCATTCATAATCCGCCGGATTTGCGTTCCGGCAGTACCCGTCCGTGGTGGGAAGTGCCCCCGTCGACGGTCTACTCCTTCGCCTTTTATATCTTCCAGCAGTTAAATGCCTGGCCGAAGAACGGTGAGGTGGATTACCCGGCGAAAATTCATGCCCTGTCGGCCTATCTGACGCCGTCGTGTCGTGAACTGATGGAGGGAGATGCCCGCCGCCGTAAGGATGCAGGGGAACTGCTCGACCGCGTGCGTGTGGTGTATGAAATCCCTGAGCACGGGTACGGTGGTCGCTACAACAAAAATCCGGTGACCGTACAGGGCCGGGATAACTGGCTGGTACGTCTGGACCTGGTGGCGGATGAGTATTTTCATGCCGAGCCGGTCAAACGTGCGCTGGTGCGTTATCCCCTGAAAGTGGTGCGTTGGGAGGGGGACCCGGAACATAACCCCTTCGGGCTGGCACTTGACTGCTACAGCGGTACACCACAACGGCTGGAAGCCGCGCCGGTGGCTTCAGGCCCGGGAGGTGCGCAGTGA
- a CDS encoding TIGR03750 family conjugal transfer protein, which produces MQTIHFLPDRLNVEPAVFRGFTTPELGLAALSGAGLGLLWPLPLLPLTGWVIIPTGMMVTPLLLVWFGGSWITRMKRGKPDNWLWQRLEEKKCRAGMGRSSLIIVAQGWSLRRTRPVRRVS; this is translated from the coding sequence ATGCAGACCATTCATTTTTTACCCGATCGCCTTAACGTGGAGCCGGCTGTGTTCCGGGGCTTCACCACGCCGGAGCTGGGGCTGGCTGCACTGAGCGGTGCCGGTCTCGGCCTGCTCTGGCCGTTACCGCTGCTTCCGCTGACCGGCTGGGTGATTATCCCGACAGGAATGATGGTCACGCCGCTGTTACTGGTCTGGTTCGGCGGAAGCTGGATCACCCGGATGAAGCGTGGCAAGCCGGATAACTGGCTCTGGCAGCGGCTGGAGGAGAAAAAGTGTCGTGCCGGTATGGGGCGTTCATCGCTGATTATAGTGGCGCAGGGCTGGTCCCTGCGCCGTACCCGGCCGGTAAGGAGAGTATCATGA
- a CDS encoding TIGR03745 family integrating conjugative element membrane protein, with protein sequence MKWCFRFLKRLVSLPHTMLLRLWQAVFSLCLLLWMSMQPALADLPQMEPPSSGGGSGLFGQIKGYSQDGVVLGGLIISAIGFIVVANAAISTFAEVQDGKKGWTQFGAIVVVGVILLVAVIWLLTKSASIIL encoded by the coding sequence ATGAAGTGGTGTTTTCGTTTTCTGAAACGTCTTGTTTCTCTGCCGCACACAATGCTGTTACGCCTGTGGCAGGCCGTGTTCTCACTGTGTTTGCTGCTCTGGATGAGTATGCAACCGGCGCTGGCTGATCTGCCTCAGATGGAGCCGCCGTCATCGGGAGGTGGCAGCGGGCTGTTCGGGCAGATTAAAGGCTATTCCCAGGACGGTGTGGTGCTGGGTGGTCTGATTATCTCCGCCATTGGGTTTATTGTCGTGGCGAATGCCGCGATTTCCACGTTTGCGGAAGTGCAGGATGGCAAAAAAGGCTGGACGCAGTTTGGTGCCATTGTGGTGGTGGGGGTGATCCTGCTGGTTGCGGTGATCTGGCTGCTGACCAAATCGGCGTCCATCATTCTGTAA
- a CDS encoding TIGR03758 family integrating conjugative element protein: MGMSAAQSSAFKAASGEMDISVLHLLSLGLLLAVLFLWAAWALLDVWAGWSNEKVRSAMLGRFFIRLALLLVLSIWMFAS; encoded by the coding sequence ATGGGCATGTCTGCCGCGCAGTCCTCCGCCTTTAAAGCGGCTTCCGGGGAAATGGATATCAGCGTGCTGCATCTGCTGTCACTCGGGCTGCTCCTGGCTGTGCTGTTTCTCTGGGCGGCCTGGGCGCTGCTGGATGTCTGGGCGGGCTGGAGTAATGAGAAAGTCCGCAGCGCAATGCTGGGGCGCTTTTTTATCCGGCTGGCTCTCCTGCTGGTTCTCAGTATCTGGATGTTTGCCAGCTGA
- a CDS encoding integrative conjugative element protein, RAQPRD family, translating into MRSFPASACRVGRRAGAAGMLFLFTLAIPVQAAEQDELATAMRQLDQVQAALERARVAAVQSGSSEPSRYFFDYPRARADLETIRDGIDRYLTPSRAQPRTTSAVNGHYRRERP; encoded by the coding sequence ATGCGTTCTTTTCCGGCATCAGCCTGTCGTGTCGGCCGTCGGGCCGGTGCCGCGGGGATGCTGTTTCTTTTCACCCTTGCCATACCCGTTCAGGCGGCTGAACAGGATGAACTGGCCACCGCCATGCGCCAGCTTGATCAGGTGCAGGCGGCGCTGGAACGGGCCCGGGTGGCTGCAGTTCAGTCCGGTTCGTCTGAGCCATCCCGTTACTTCTTTGATTATCCCCGGGCACGTGCCGATCTGGAGACCATCCGTGATGGCATTGACCGCTATCTCACGCCCTCCCGGGCCCAGCCCCGCACAACGTCAGCCGTGAACGGTCATTACCGGCGGGAGCGTCCCTGA